The Breoghania sp. L-A4 sequence CGCGCCGGGACCAGAGCTGCTGGAATGTCGCGCCCTGGGGCGCCGGCAGGTCCCGGTGCCGCGTCCAGCCACCGGCCATCGGCAGGCTGGAGAATCGCCCTCGCCGTGCGCCCAGCATTGCCAGCACTCCGATCGCCAGGCGTGTCGCCAACTGGTAGAGCGCCGGGCGCCTTGCGAAAAACGCCCAAAGGCCCAGTCCGTAGCGGGCCGCGGAGGGCTGCAGGTGGCGTTCGAATTCGCGGGTCCGCCAGTGCCGCATCATCTTCGGCAAGGGAATGCGCATGGGGCACACGCTCTCGCAGCGGCCGCAGAAGGTGGAGGCGTTGGGCAGGTGTCCGGCCTTGTCGATACCCATCAGCGACGGCGTGAGCACGGCACCCATCGGCCCCGGATAGACCCAGCCGTAGGCGTGTCCGCCAATGGCGTGATAGACGGGACAATGGTTCATGCAGGCGCCGCAGCGGATGCAGCGCAGCATGTCCTGGTATTCCGTGCCGAGCATGCCGGAGCGGCCGTTGTCGAGGATCACCACGTGGTATTCCTCCGGCCCGTCGGGATCGGCCGCCCGCTTCGGTCCCGTCGAGAAGGTCGTGTAGACCGACATGTCCTGGCCGGTCGCGGAGCGCGCCAGAACCCGCAGGATCTGGCTGACGTCCTCCAGCGTCGGGGTCACCTTTTCCAGCGTCGCCACAACGATGTGCACGCGCGGCAGCGTCTGGGTCAGATCGCCGTTGCCCTCGTTGGTGACGATCACCGAGGAACCGGTTTCCGCGATCAGGAAATTGGCGCCGGTGATGCCCACATCGGCGTCGAAATATTT is a genomic window containing:
- a CDS encoding LutB/LldF family L-lactate oxidation iron-sulfur protein, which produces MQITSPRFKDNARDALADTQLQRALSNVEHNFIDKRRIVADALPEFEALRDSARDIKNHTLAHMDLYLEEYESKVTASGGHVHWAETAGDACQIILGICREEKARTVTKGKSIVTEEIGLNAFLEENGITPVETDLGEYIIQLRGEAPSHIIAPAVHVNQSQVEEDFRRVHTHLPEGRDLSEPTTLLNEARGVLRQKYFDADVGITGANFLIAETGSSVIVTNEGNGDLTQTLPRVHIVVATLEKVTPTLEDVSQILRVLARSATGQDMSVYTTFSTGPKRAADPDGPEEYHVVILDNGRSGMLGTEYQDMLRCIRCGACMNHCPVYHAIGGHAYGWVYPGPMGAVLTPSLMGIDKAGHLPNASTFCGRCESVCPMRIPLPKMMRHWRTREFERHLQPSAARYGLGLWAFFARRPALYQLATRLAIGVLAMLGARRGRFSSLPMAGGWTRHRDLPAPQGATFQQLWSRREKTRRRNAA